The Castanea sativa cultivar Marrone di Chiusa Pesio chromosome 4, ASM4071231v1 sequence caattcTATATATTCAACTTACACAACTTTTCAAATAATATACACAATTCTATACAGTAAacgaatataaatttttaaagagaCGTACACAATTTTGTATGTTCAAAATATacgattttttaaaagaatattcACAATTTTGTACCCTACTATTATTATAAGCTTCGTCAACTAATTACTACTCTACTATTGTGaacaattgaaattaaaattcaagTACTCATAAAATACGACTCTACTATTGTgaacaattgaaaattaaaatttaggtacTCATAAAATATGGTGACGTAAATTAATCGCAAATCTTAgtagaaatctttttttttttaagccaggGAGGGGatccattaaaaatttaaaagccacTCAGTAAATAAAATCTTCTCAATCTTCAATAGTAAAAAGTAATACTCAGCttatcttcttttaaaaaaaaaaacaataaaactcgaaaataattaaaaataaaaacaataaaactcGAAAATAAATACCAAACAGCAGCACCAACGGCTAGAACCAAATTTAAATAAGCCCTCATCACCTCACCGACCTTCAAATTTCCTATACCTATTCGTATTCCTTAAGGCTGTCTAAAACAACAACCATTGTTGAGTATAAAACAACCTTGAAAGGCAAGACAGAATTACATAGAGTCTCCCTTTTAGAATTCATACCTTGTTGAGTTTCTGTTTGTTTTCTGATACGTTCTTCAATTTGGAGAACAAGGGGTAAGGGTTTGACAGAGACACAGGATTACTGGGGTTCCAAAGATACTGATATTTTGAAGCTTATTCTTCTTGATCATCAAGATTCTGAATCAAACTTGACAATGGCGGCACTGAGCATTGAAAAAGACTTCGGGGTTCCAAACAGAAAGAGACTGATAATCAAGTCGGGTATTACTGTTCCTAATGcagaaacagaaacagaaatagtgaagaagaagattgaACATCATCATCGTCAAGATTCCAAGTTGATCAAGAACTCTGATTATCGAGAGAGCGTTAGGAAACTGTTGGCAGAGGCCTTTTCAAGAGTATCATCTGAAACTGATGAGAGCATATCACCAGCTTTTGACCCAGTTGAAGTGGCTGCTGCAGTCGAGTCTGCAATGTACGAAAGAATTGGGTGGTCTAATCCAATCAAGAAGGCTAAGTATCGATCAGTCTTGTTCAATCTCAAAGACCCAAAGAACCCGGATTTAAGGCGAAAGGTTCTTCTTGGAGAGATCAAGGCGGAGACCCTTGTAACCATGAGTGCCGAAGAGATGGCTAGTGAGAAAAGGCAGCGTGAGAACATTCAGATAAAGTTGAAAAAGTTGAAGAGGTGTGTGCATGATGCTGATGAAGAAGATAAGGCCACCACTGACATGTTCCAGTGCAGCCGGTGCCGCGAGCGCAAGTGCACCTACTACCAGTTGCAGACCCGGAGTGCCGATGAACCCATGACAACTTATATCACTTGCGTCAAATGCAACAAACGCTGGAAGGTCTAACTTTTAGGCCTCTAGAATTGATTCTGAGGAACACTAGTACTCTTGAAATGAATTATTATTAGTCaagatttttagttttatatgtcaagattttctttctcatatatcaagtttttatttttaatcttctcGTCTGATATGTTGTTCTAATTAAACTGTTTGATTTTCACTTCTTCAGCTTTAGCCATAGATATATCATATGATTGATCAAGGTGATacatataaaagtttatcaatgTGTGcttatttcacatttttttcatgtttgtgtgtttgagtgtgtgtatgtatataaaaaatagcatatgATTACTGTTAGAATTTTAATTAGTGTAATTCTTATTAGCACTcaaaataataagatatataAACGGCCAATTGATCATCTTAATTAAAGTCATTTTTTCCCTTTGAGTTTTTCCTAATATTCTGAATAGTCACAAGTACATAACattcttataaattaaatattaggACATGACAAAACTATACTACATCTACAAGAAgacataaaattgataaaattaaatttaacaaaagcATTAATTATAAgcaaccataaaataaataagattaaTTTAAATCCAATCAAATTCGACTATTGTggtcaaaaaataaattcaagttGAAAGAAATCATAAACCATAAGAAATACAAATAGAAATCAAACCAAAGCATAAATTGGTATCTAATTATTTAATAtagaaccaaaaaataaataaaaaggaaaaaaagaattttgtacTTCTCAAGATTTGCTTGACttcaaataagattttttttttaagtaagagGGGGGAGCTAAACTATGCCAAAGAATAATGagttttttgttaatttttatttaattttcacctcaaattttatttgttttctattctaggctatttttttttctttattatggAAGATTTGTAATGGTATATAAATTTGGGTAGTTTTGTGTTATAATTCCTAAGCACAGGTTCTCTCTTTTCATCCTTTGGTTTAACTTAAATTTGGTTTACTATTTAGTTGTTTTTAGAGGTGACAATTTGAGTTTCACACAACATTTGGATAGCATTTCAATGAGCTATGTGACTATTTGATTAATTGCCTAATTAGGTTTTATAGATTGCACAAAAATTATTGCAATGATTTTGTAACCATATTTGAATATTATAGGCATAATTGTATGCATGTACGAccacaacaattttttatttgataagacCACAACACAACAATTATTAAGACAAAAAGGAAACCACAGTTACGCCAAAGAAGAATGGAAACTATGGTTTGAGATTCTTACAACAAAGTAACCaattgttattaatttataattgaaatataaaccgaaaaactaaaattacttaaaataagaattttggaatgtgatttttattaatacaattttaattatttcattaaattatttaataatatatattatttatttatttagtaatatattatatatatatatatactatttatttatatatttactaaagtggactgaatggaccaaagtggacagaatTGGACCGAACTGGATCGAATAGACCAAGTGGACAAAAATGAACCAAAATGGACTGAATgtgaccaaagtggaccgaatggacTGAATTAGACCTAAATGGATCTAATAGGACCGAAATAGACCGAATGGCGTAATTAGACCGTAATGGACCTAAGTAGACCGAAATAGACCGAATAGGACCGAAGTAGACGGAACTGGACCAAATAGAAgataaactaaaatatttttatattcagatgtttttaattttatggctATGTGATTtatgatagaatttttacttttaatctgaaaattgtatatgtgtgtgaagctccttcctggagacttgaaccccggctcttgccccccacaccccataagcacttataaatcaaaggaaaaaagaaaagaatttgaaataatatttcaactaaaaaaacttgaaacttCTCAATGAATATGACAATGGTGGTGACTTAGTTGTTGTTTGGTGTTCTTCGTTTGAAGTATTCTTCAATGTCGATGCTCTTGGATCTCCTCTAAAACTTAAATCTTGTCACACTTTCACAAatcaattaattgaaaattttattacattccAAAATTCATTAACATGAAGGAagtaatatgtgtgtgtgggtgtttacaaaattgaccaattattttcaattacCTATCAAGGTGAGAGAAGCTAACGTACGTAAAACCTTAACATATTGAGCACCAACAACCTAGGAAAAAAGAGTAGAAGGACTTGAATTTTGGGTTGTTTAGGgatcaaagaaaaattgaggTGGAGAAGATGGGTAGAGAGGATCGTGTggttatataattatttatgattccaaattgacaatttaatggagaaatgaagaattttagaaaccaaaatgttataggagagagagagagagagagagagagagatgaaaaaattTCTACATTTAAGAATTATAAACAGGTTTTTGGATGTATACTTCAATGGATCGGTAATGTTGTTAATTCTAAAACTGATATAAACCACTtattatgtgtgttttttttctttttggccaCTGCACATTAATGGGCACTTTTTGAAATCTATATAGACTACAAcgaaaaaaaatgatgtcattttgATTGAAGGAAATTAAGAGGTATATGCCATAACGACGTCGTTTTTATTAGAGCAATTTGAGAAAATAGTACTCCACACGTAACAGGTCATTTTATTTAAGGAATGTCAAAGGATTTAGGAACAATTCGAAGAGATTATAGTGCATTTAAGGTATAATTTCAAAAACCCATTTATTTTAAAGGCGGGTTAGAATACAcaatcagttttttgttttttttattctcaaaagaaaagtttttttttttagaagaaaatacaCAATCAGTTTTAATTAGTGGTGgattccaattagctcaactgataaaatctctgatggttaaataagagatgtggggttcaatcctcgcctacaccacaaactgattgatgtcttggtatAATGATAagataagagttatcattagGAATAGACgacataggttgaaactctctaaaaaaaaaataaaggttttaAGTAGTGTTAAATATCCCATATTTGTAATTTGTAACATATAGTATGGTGGGAAAGATGTAACTTgtgtttacccaaaaaaaaattgtaatttgtaaaagaTGCACCATTTATTCTATAGTTAACTATAAATTAACATTTTACCACCGCGCatccttggtgcggtggtcactacacagtataaatgcttgtaggatGTAGagggtaagggccggggttcaagtctctaagagggagtttcacatacatatacacttagattaggttagaatagaaattctatcttgtataaaaaaaaataaaaaaaataaaaatttggtaGGATGGAGCCTAATTGGTAGAAAATTAGTGGAattaatattttacatttaagataatgtgtgtgtgtgtgtatactcTGTTGATATCACATTTTAAATAATCCATTTGATGTAATggacaacatttttttatgttatgaCTAGTCTCTAATCTGTGCGATGCACGGAATAGTTAGTAcatgttaaataaataaatatatgtatgtatgtatgtgtatatatatatatatatatatatatatatatatatatatatatatatatatatatatatatatatatattcacttttTTCAATGCTCCAATTAGTTAAAACAGAATGATAATCAAATCAATACTTGATAAAAGAAGGTAAAGAGATAATTAGAAATAAAGACAAGGTTagttattcaaaaataaattataaatagtagcaaaaagaaatacaatcaaattaaagaattaaaataatacaaaatccaattggacaaagagagagaggaccTGTTAAACGAAATCAGATATATGTGGGTTGAAACTTTACTTGGGAATGCATAATCCAATCTATTCCAAACCTATTGTGACTgaaatttcaactaaaatttttgtCAAATATGAAACACACAAACAACCTAATTTCAAGGGCAAAGCTTGGTCCAAAAATCAGCCGAGTACATACAATTCAAAAGAAATCAATACTTATATTAATTAACCCTAAAATTAGGGTAACATTAAATAATGTCAACAATTATTTATTGGGAAAGCAAAAAAAAGTAACATGTGTCCAAGGgtcatgtgcaatgcacatgaGACCCTTAGACATTATGTGGCAATTGCAGAATACCAATTTCAAGGGCAAAGGTTGGTCCAAAAATCGGCTGAGTACATACAATTCAAAAGAAatcaatatttatattaattaaccCTAAAATTAGGGTAACATTAAATAACGTCAACAATTATTTATtgggaaaacaaaaagaaagcaacATGTGTCCAAGGGTCATGTGCAACGCACATGAGACCCTTAGACATTATGTGGCAATTGCAGTATACAAGtatacaacaaaatatttcccttatttatttatgattctcacaaatttagttatttatttttcagtaAGATACAAACCTAAATCATGAAATTAGAGATGGAAATTTTAACAATACAAAAGTTGcaatatagtttatttttttcttataaagatGCAAATATGCAATACAGTTATATAGTGGCATGCACTTAGAGggggaagagaaagaaatagagcCACCAAAATTACTCAAGCAAACTTTCACGGGAAGGAGACTTTtctaaataaaccaaaaaaaaaaaaaataaaataaacaacaacaacaacaacaacaacttacCCTATGACTCTCACCTACAATAGACCTAAGACtcatttatgaaaaacaataaaGGAATGTCAAAGTTGTTGACCGTGTGTGGGGTTATAATTTTTAGGAGAAGTTTtactacttaaaattttgaatttgatctaAGAAAAAATGGATGTAGAAcaacaataaatttattgattatatTGAGCCATCTAATCGGCTTTGTGGCTGAATAAGACCCTAGAGAAGAGAGGCTAAGACTGTTCTTATAAGGGAAGGGAATGGTTGGGATTTTGTTTTCAATTGTAATTCGTGATGGTAGCATGAGATTAGTAGTCTTTTGAGGCTGAACGGATTCTAATAgagttttagaaaattaaaactaaaaaaaaaaatcaattaaggcTGTGGAAATAATAAGAACAAAAGGGACATGAAGAATTGTAGCGGGGTcggttttttctttgataacaACGTGTTGTATATAGAGGTAGCCGTAGCCTGAAAGTAGGCTATGTATTAGCCTAGAAGTAGACTTCCAAGTATGCTATACTACGGATTGTGAGGGAGGGGGTTAGGAATATAGCATAGTAGACTTCTAAAGCATATATGAATGAGGCAACAATGGATTAGacctcaaaatatatatatatatatatataatatgcaaTATGCAATATGCAATATGCAATATGCAATATGTATAAGCTTTAcatttagataaattataataaagaaACCAGTTGTGTATATACTTTAATATATGTAAACTTAATATATTGGATATGATATGAAACATTTAAactattcatttaaaaaaaatgaaacatgtAAGCTTCAATGATCAGATTTTgaacataatatcatatattaaaccttttgaattttgatttcaCATGTCTTTTTTAGGGAGAGTAAAATTGTTAGCaaaaagtatttaaatttttaagaattaatcAACCTTTTTAGTATTTAGGACTGTTCAATAAATTTAGGGAAGTACAAACTCttacctcttctttttttttctttttttcaaaactacAAATGATCTATTGTGCATAAtccacaattaaaaataaaaattgtgtaaatggTAGGTCAATTTGAAAGTGATAAATTGCTCTAATAAAAAGTTAACACATTaagaagttgtgaaaaaattgtacGTCTATAACCCTCTAAgatggaggggaaaaaaatgttttccacCAAAAATATATGATGGCCTAAAGACTACATTAAATTGCTCCAATTATGAATTATTGGAAAATTTCAGGGGTAAGCTCGGTAATTTGCACTTTGTTTAATAGGGAAGCTGAACTAGCTTTTTACCGGGAAAACGAAACGAATTATAACTGAAAAAACTGTTGGTTTCCTTTTTGACCAAAACACCCTTTgctatatttctttatttctgtATATTCAGTGCAATTCCACTGCTATTTTTTCCATAACACAATGGGTAGATTTTAACCTCCAGTTCAAGAACCCAAGATTCATAGTTAGCCTTAGATTTTAGTTCCACAATTACTCCCAGTTTTCACATAGGTTTCATTTGCTTTCATCAAAGAATTTCCCTGGTAGCAGATAACACAAAGCCAGATTTTTCATGGCCACAGCAAGAAACATGAAGAGCTCCTTCATAACTGAGAACCCATCACCATTCTTTCACTActtgctttcactttctccaTTGGCTTCCCTTGTCAACTCCCCAAAGAAAAGTCCAAGAAACCACAAGCTTTGTACACCCCAAAACCTCtcactcttctttctttctctcatactTTCCTTCACTTTCTTGGGTTTTTCCATTCTCAGCTTCTTGCTTGTTTCCCAAGCTTCCTCCTCTTCATGTCATCTCAGCTCTCCCTCGTCACCATTTTCATCTCCTTCTCTCAAGTCTTCTGAGTACTCTCCGATTAACTTAGTCTCTCTTTTATCAACAACTTCGGATGATGAGGATGAGCCAAAACTGTCAAACAGTGTGATGGTGCCGTTACCAGCTCATGGGGTTGTTAGGAATAATGTTTCTGAGGAGGAGAGAGAGTTCTGGGAGCAACCAGATGGGCTGGGGTACAAACCATGCTTGGATTTTAGCATTGGGTATAGGAAAGCGTCTCTGAAGATTTCAAAGGAGAAGAGGAGGTTCTTGGTGGTGGTGGCCTCAGGGGGACTAAACCAGCAGAGAAATCAGATTGTTGATGCTGTTGTTATTGCAAGAATTCTTGGGGCTGCATTGGTTGTGCCAGTCTTGCAGGTTAATCTGATATGGGGCGATGAAAGGTAAAAGGGAAAGATGTAACTAAATTTGATGTGTTTAGTACTTTAGTCCTTTGAATGTATATATTTCCTGCACTCATTTATTGTGACATATGAATAGTAACATTAGTAGATTAAAGTATTGGTCAACTCTTAATGTCTAGAGGAATACATGGttcataaattttttcctaATGAAATACTTCATTATCTCATCAAAGCAGCAAAAGTTTTTATGTTAGCTTCTATCACACATTTGACCAGTTCAGCATGatgtttatacaatttttacatttaaatatTAGAATTGTCCTGTATTGAAGGATATTATGTATGGAAATCAATTTgtcaatttgtttttgtaataaCTGCAGTGAGTTTTCGGATATATTTGATGTAAAACATTTCAAGAGGACTTTACAAGCTGATGTACGCGTTGTATCATCTCTTCCTTCCACGCATTTGATGTCAAGGCAGACCATTGAAAACAAGATTCCTTATGATGTTTCTCCGCTCTGGATTCGAAACAGATTCTTTAGACAAGTAAGGAATTCTTTGTTGATGGAAATTCCATCTGCTGCATTTTATCATGATTTAGCTGCTAAGGTGAGGTTAGGACTGGAaagcaattttaaaaaattacatatagtTTACACTTATAACTTCTTAACATTGTATTAATTCAAAGAAATTTCACCAACGAAGTGTTAGTAGGTAGAATGCGAATTCAGAATTGAAGATGCACtcattataatttttcttttttcataaagaaCAATCTATTAGATATATGTGCGTGCATGTGTGCCAGTTGTTCTAGTGGCTCTAATAGTCATTCATATTTGAGTTTCCCTTGAAATACATTTGATGGATCATGCAGCTAAATAAAGAAGGTGTTCTGGTGTTGAAAGGTTTAGATTCTAAACTCTCAAAGAATCTTCCATATGATCTGCAGAAGCTTCGATGTAAGGTACATGGAAATCAATCTCCATTAAATTCATATCAAACAATCAGCAGTGTAGTTCTATAGCGTAATTATGTCCCATTTCATCTTCATATTGCAGGTAGCCTTTCATGCATTAAGATATGCAGCACCAATTAGGGAGCTTGGAAATAGGCTTGCAAGGAGAATGTGGATTGAAGGCCCTTTCATCGCCCTCCATCTCCGGCTAGAGAAGGATGTGTGGGTCAGAACTGGATGTCTCACCGGTTTGGGCACAGAACATGATGACATCATCACCAAGGTTCGGGAGTCTCGACCCGAATACCTGACAGGAAGGTTAAACATGACCTACACTAAACGACGACTTGCTGGACTATGCCCCCTAAATGCATTAGAAATGGCAAGGTAAATCAGAAACTCATAACTGCATATGTATAATCCTTGATAAAGATTTTTAAGACTGTAACTGGAGAGAATTTTAAATGTGCTGTTATTGAAGGCTCCTAAAGGCTCTAGGAGCACCCGGAAGTGCACGGGTATATGTTGCAGGGGGAGAGCCATTTGGGAGAAAC is a genomic window containing:
- the LOC142633050 gene encoding transcription elongation factor TFIIS-like, giving the protein MAALSIEKDFGVPNRKRLIIKSGITVPNAETETEIVKKKIEHHHRQDSKLIKNSDYRESVRKLLAEAFSRVSSETDESISPAFDPVEVAAAVESAMYERIGWSNPIKKAKYRSVLFNLKDPKNPDLRRKVLLGEIKAETLVTMSAEEMASEKRQRENIQIKLKKLKRCVHDADEEDKATTDMFQCSRCRERKCTYYQLQTRSADEPMTTYITCVKCNKRWKV
- the LOC142630259 gene encoding O-fucosyltransferase 37 — encoded protein: MATARNMKSSFITENPSPFFHYLLSLSPLASLVNSPKKSPRNHKLCTPQNLSLFFLSLILSFTFLGFSILSFLLVSQASSSSCHLSSPSSPFSSPSLKSSEYSPINLVSLLSTTSDDEDEPKLSNSVMVPLPAHGVVRNNVSEEEREFWEQPDGLGYKPCLDFSIGYRKASLKISKEKRRFLVVVASGGLNQQRNQIVDAVVIARILGAALVVPVLQVNLIWGDESEFSDIFDVKHFKRTLQADVRVVSSLPSTHLMSRQTIENKIPYDVSPLWIRNRFFRQLNKEGVLVLKGLDSKLSKNLPYDLQKLRCKVAFHALRYAAPIRELGNRLARRMWIEGPFIALHLRLEKDVWVRTGCLTGLGTEHDDIITKVRESRPEYLTGRLNMTYTKRRLAGLCPLNALEMARLLKALGAPGSARVYVAGGEPFGRNKALQPLVAEFPNVVTKEKLAQNGELSQYINKSSALAAIDYIVSLSSDVFVPSHGGNMGRAMQGHRAYVGHRKYIKPNKRSMLPFFDDTSISDAEFRSIMRKLHSKSQGQPEMRANRRDRDVIAYPIPECMCKHKTGIF